A window of the Paenibacillus woosongensis genome harbors these coding sequences:
- the spoIIIAA gene encoding stage III sporulation protein AA, with product MSNPSWLSVFPDQIRSLLLQLPSALFSGLEEIRIREGRPLEVNAAGRHYYLTPEGGLTGDPAAAYKPGKQDGNRLLDLITNHSLYTMEEELRKGFITIAGGHRIGLAGRTVLSGGRVEHLRDISGFNVRIAREVPGIGDRILPQLLDFKHRTVYHTLILSPPQQGKTTLIRDLARGISSGAWGHPEAKWPGLKVGIIDERSEIAGSKRGVPSFDVGPRTDIMDGCPKAEGIMMMLRSMSPDVIIVDEIGRPEDADALAEALHAGVKVIATAHGSDVNELSLRPALSRLADPPFFEMYAVLRRSEGGIAYRLWDGKRRGIDHSGLGAKGRERYG from the coding sequence ATGAGCAACCCTAGCTGGCTATCTGTATTTCCCGATCAAATCCGTTCCTTGCTGCTTCAGCTGCCGTCTGCATTGTTCTCAGGCCTGGAGGAGATCCGCATCCGCGAGGGGCGGCCCCTGGAAGTGAACGCCGCCGGACGGCATTATTACCTGACCCCGGAAGGCGGGTTAACGGGCGATCCGGCCGCCGCTTATAAGCCAGGCAAGCAGGACGGCAACCGGCTCCTGGATTTAATAACGAATCATTCGCTGTACACGATGGAGGAAGAGCTTCGCAAAGGCTTCATTACGATTGCCGGAGGCCATAGAATCGGGCTTGCCGGCAGAACCGTGCTAAGCGGAGGCAGGGTTGAGCATTTACGGGACATCAGCGGGTTCAATGTACGGATCGCAAGAGAAGTGCCGGGCATCGGCGACCGGATATTGCCCCAGCTCCTTGATTTCAAGCACAGAACCGTCTACCATACGCTGATCCTGTCACCCCCTCAACAGGGAAAGACGACATTGATTCGCGATCTGGCCAGGGGAATCAGCAGCGGTGCCTGGGGGCATCCGGAAGCAAAATGGCCAGGCCTCAAAGTCGGCATAATCGACGAGCGTTCGGAGATCGCCGGAAGCAAGCGGGGGGTGCCCAGCTTTGACGTCGGTCCTAGAACCGACATTATGGACGGCTGTCCCAAGGCGGAAGGCATCATGATGATGCTCCGCTCCATGTCCCCCGATGTGATCATCGTTGATGAAATCGGCCGGCCCGAGGATGCGGATGCCCTTGCCGAGGCTTTGCATGCGGGAGTGAAGGTGATTGCCACCGCGCATGGCTCCGATGTAAACGAGCTGTCCCTCAGGCCTGCCCTTTCCAGGCTGGCTGACCCGCCGTTCTTCGAGATGTATGCCGTACTCAGACGCAGTGAAGGCGGAATTGCCTATCGCCTCTGGGATGGCAAGCGGAGGGGAATTGACCATTCGGGACTCGGCGCGAAGGGCAGGGAACGATATGGTTAA
- the spoIIIAB gene encoding stage III sporulation protein SpoIIIAB, with protein MVKMFGAAIVLLAATLAGLVKAGQYASRPNQIRRLILALKRLETEIMYGFTPLPEAMQRMADQSSEPIKILFEEAARRMNPPLNWTAQQSLHQAIETGWKHTAMKASEKEVMHQLGFTLGTSDRANQLGHIATAVRQLESEEQTAREEQARYEKMCRSLGLLGGAFIVILLY; from the coding sequence ATGGTTAAAATGTTCGGCGCAGCCATAGTGCTTCTTGCCGCCACACTGGCTGGTCTGGTGAAGGCGGGGCAATATGCCAGCCGTCCCAACCAAATTAGAAGGCTCATCCTGGCGCTGAAACGGCTGGAGACGGAAATTATGTACGGCTTCACGCCGCTGCCCGAAGCGATGCAGCGCATGGCGGATCAAAGCAGCGAGCCGATCAAGATTCTGTTTGAGGAAGCAGCCCGGAGAATGAACCCGCCGCTGAATTGGACGGCTCAGCAAAGTCTGCATCAGGCGATCGAGACGGGATGGAAGCATACCGCCATGAAGGCGTCGGAGAAAGAGGTTATGCATCAGCTTGGCTTCACTTTAGGGACAAGCGACCGGGCGAATCAGCTGGGGCATATCGCGACAGCCGTCCGCCAATTGGAGAGCGAGGAGCAGACGGCTCGCGAAGAACAAGCCCGTTATGAAAAGATGTGCAGGAGCTTGGGATTGCTTGGCGGGGCTTTTATCGTCATTTTGCTATATTGA
- a CDS encoding YqhV family protein — protein MLDKFVTSMATIRVISGLIEIVAALIMLKLGRVDKALAVNSMLAFVGPAVLLLTTAIGLVGMADKLSWGKLIWICCGISCLLIGILKK, from the coding sequence ATGCTCGACAAATTCGTGACCAGCATGGCGACCATACGGGTGATTTCCGGCTTGATCGAAATCGTTGCCGCCTTAATTATGCTGAAGCTGGGGCGCGTGGACAAAGCGCTTGCGGTCAACTCTATGCTTGCGTTCGTAGGGCCCGCGGTGCTTCTGTTAACGACGGCTATCGGACTGGTCGGGATGGCGGATAAGCTGTCGTGGGGCAAGCTGATTTGGATATGCTGCGGTATTTCGTGTCTCTTAATCGGCATTTTGAAGAAATGA
- the spoIIIAD gene encoding stage III sporulation protein AD, whose amino-acid sequence MEIIQIVGLGLIATILILTIKEQKPMFAFLITVATGIMIFMYLAGKIGGIIEVLEQLAESSGVQMIYLKTILKIIGIAYIAEFGAQIVRDAGQESIASKIELAGKILIMVLAIPIISIIIETVMRMLPA is encoded by the coding sequence GTGGAAATAATCCAGATCGTAGGCTTGGGATTGATCGCCACCATACTCATCCTCACCATCAAGGAACAGAAGCCGATGTTTGCGTTCCTCATCACGGTTGCGACGGGCATCATGATCTTTATGTATTTGGCAGGGAAAATCGGCGGAATCATCGAGGTGCTGGAGCAGCTGGCCGAATCCTCCGGTGTGCAGATGATCTACCTCAAGACGATCCTGAAGATCATTGGAATTGCCTACATTGCCGAATTCGGGGCCCAGATCGTAAGGGATGCCGGGCAGGAGAGCATCGCGTCCAAAATCGAGCTTGCCGGCAAAATACTTATTATGGTATTGGCCATTCCGATCATCAGCATCATTATCGAAACGGTCATGAGGATGCTGCCTGCTTAA
- the spoIIIAC gene encoding stage III sporulation protein AC → MNIEVNAIFQIAGIGIIIAMIHTVLKQMGKEDMAHWVTVIGFVVVLFMVIRLLDNLFQEIKSIFLFQ, encoded by the coding sequence ATGAACATAGAAGTGAATGCCATATTTCAGATTGCAGGCATTGGCATCATTATCGCAATGATACACACGGTGCTCAAGCAAATGGGCAAAGAGGACATGGCACACTGGGTGACTGTGATCGGGTTCGTCGTCGTGCTGTTTATGGTTATCCGATTGCTGGACAATCTCTTTCAGGAAATCAAATCGATCTTTTTATTCCAGTAG